A single region of the Lycium barbarum isolate Lr01 chromosome 2, ASM1917538v2, whole genome shotgun sequence genome encodes:
- the LOC132627288 gene encoding PH, RCC1 and FYVE domains-containing protein 1-like has product MADPLTYGDAHRDIDQALIALKKGAQLLKYGRKGKPKFYPFRLSNDESSLVWISSSGEKILKLASVSRIIPGQRTVVFRRYLRPEKDYLSFSLIYNYGKRSLDLICKDKVEAEFWITGLKSLISSGQGGRSKVDGWSDGGLYFDDSRDLTSNSPSSSSVSATKEISSPDASLSSNPNTSPKSYQPYNIVQSERSHVALDQANMQNIQAKGSASDVFRVSVSSAPSTSSHGSAPDDCDALGDVYIWGEVICDNIVKVGPEKNSSTVSTRADVLLPRPLESNVVLDVHHIACGVKHAALVTRQGEIFTWGEESGGRLGHGVGKDVTQPRFVESLSLCSIDFVACGEFHTCAVTMAGELYTWGDGTHNAGLLGNGTDVSHWIPKRISGPLEGLQVASVTCGPWHTALVTSTGQLFTFGDGTFGVLGHGDRENVLFPREVKSLSGLRTIAAACGVWHTAAVVEVIVTQSNASVSSGKLFTWGDGDKNRLGHGDKEPRLEPTCVPALIDHNFQKIACGHSLTVCLTTSGHVFTMGSTVYGQLGSPYSDGKLPCLVEDKLLGEIVEDIACGSYHVAVLTSKNEVYTWGKGANGRLGHGDVEDRKAPTLVEALKDRHVKYIACGSNYTAAICLHKWVSGAEQSQCSACRQAFGFTRKRHNCYNCGLVHCHACTSRKAIRAALAPNPNKPYRVCDSCFTKLSKVAEIGINNRRSSGPRLSGENKDRLDKADIRSAKSGMPPNLDLIKQLDSKAVKQGKKADTFSLGRSSQAPLLQLKDVVLATGGDLRWAVPKPVMTQSGVSSRSVSPFSRKPSPPRSATPVPTTAGLSFSKSIADSLKKTNDLLNQEVHKLRAQVENLRHRCEQQELELQKSTKKAQEAMVLVAEESAKSKAAKEAMKSLMAQLKDMAERLPPGAYDVESLKLANLPNGWDTNVIHYPDANGERHSRSDSIASSYMASQTSMDFSTYGMQSPGRHQRDSSSIEAITSNQILTSNGTDDRAEVRLPNGSGAQVSINSASEAVDNEDAASLQDNRNGLKSRNSLPPGNPNQVEAEWIEQYEPGVYITLMALRDGTRDLKRVRFSRRRFGEHQAETWWSENREKVYERYNVRGSDKSSVTGQAARRSEGALSPSSQI; this is encoded by the exons ATGGCAGATCCTCTTACTTATGGTGATGCCCACCGTGATATTGACCAG GCACTAATTGCTTTAAAGAAAGGAGCTCAACTGTTGAAATATGGACGCAAAGGGAAGCCCAAGTTCTATCCATTTAGACTTTCTAAT GATGAATCATCTTTAGTTTGGATCTCTAGCAGTGGTGAAAAGATTTTAAAGTTAGCTTCAGTATCTAGAATCATTCCTGGGCAAAGAACT GTTGTTTTTCGACGATATCTTCGTCCTGAAAAGGACTACTTGTCCTTCTCTCTCATATACAATTACGGAAAAAGATCCCTTGATCTG ATCTGTAAGGACAAGGTTGAGGCAGAGTTCTGGATCACTGGCCTAAAATCTTTGATATCTTCTGGACAAGGTGGACGCTCAAAGGTTGACGGTTGGAGTGATGGAGGCCTCTACTTTGAC GATAGTCGAGATTTGACATCAAATAGTCCAAGTTCTAGTTCTGTCAGTGCTACAAAAGAAATTAGCTCTCCAGACGCTTCCTTAAGTTCCAACCCCAATACTTCTCCAAAGAGCTATCAACCTTATAACATTGTGCAGTCTGAAAGGTCACATGTAGCTTTGGATCAAGCAAATATGCAGAATATTCAAGCCAAAGGATCTGCTTCAGACGTGTTCCGAGTTAGTGTTTCCAGCGCACCCAGTACTTCTAGTCATGGTTCTGCACCAGATGATTGTGATGCTTTGGGCGACGTTTATATATGGGGTGAGGTAATATGTGATAATATTGTCAAGGTTGGACCTGAAAAAAATTCCAGTACGGTGAGCACAAGGGCAGATGTGCTTCTTCCAAGACCACTAGAATCCAATGTAGTTCTGGATGTTCATCATATAGCTTGTGGGGTCAAGCATGCTGCCCTTGTCACCAGACAAGGTGAAATATTTACATGGGGTGAAGAATCTGGTGGCCGGCTTGGCCATGGTGTTGGGAAAGATGTCACTCAACCTCGGTTTGTTGAATCATTGTCCCTTTGCAGCATTGACTTTGTTGCATGTGGTGAGTTTCACACCTGCGCTGTTACAATGGCTGGTGAATTATATACTTGGGGGGATGGCACACACAATGCTGGGCTTCTAGGTAACGGCACTGATGTCAGCCACTGGATACCAAAGAGAATATCAGGCCCTCTGGAAGGACTTCAAGTTGCATCAGTAACATGCGGTCCATGGCATACTGCTTTAGTAACATCAACTGGGCAGCTCTTCACATTTGGGGATGGAACATTTGGTGTTTTAGGCCATGGTGATAGGGAAAATGTCCTGTTCCCCAGGGAGGTGAAGTCTCTGTCAGGTCTGAGGACAATTGCTGCTGCATGTGGAGTATGGCATACTGCTGCTGTGGTTGAAGTTATCGTGACACAGTCTAATGCTAGTGTTTCATCTGGAAAATTATTTACTTGGGGAGATGGAGATAAAAATCGTCTTGGACATGGTGATAAAGAACCTCGACTGGAACCTACTTGTGTACCTGCACTTATTGATCACAATTTTCAAAAAATTGCTTGTGGGCATAGTTTAACTGTCTGCTTGACCACATCTGGCCATGTTTTTACAATGGGAAGTACTGTCTATGGACAACTTGGAAGTCCTTATTCTGATGGGAAGTTGCCTTGCCTGGTAGAAGACAAACTTTTGGGGGAAATTGTTGAAGATATTGCTTGTGGTTCATACCATGTGGCTGTTTTGACATCCAAAAATGAGGTTTATACGTGGGGCAAGGGAGCCAATGGGAGATTAGGTCATGGGGATGTAGAGGACCGGAAAGCTCCCACTTTGGTTGAAGCTTTGAAGGACAGACATGTGAAATATATTGCTTGTGGTTCTAATTACACTGCTGCGATATGTCTTCACAAATGGGTTTCTGGTGCTGAGCAGTCCCAGTGTTCAGCCTGTAGACAGGCTTTTGGCTTCACAAGGAAAAGACACAATTGCTACAACTGCGGGCTTGTACATTGCCATGCATGTACTTCAAGAAAAGCAATAAGGGCAGCATTGGCTCCAAATCCTAACAAACCGTATCGTGTATGTGATTCTTGTTTCACAAAACTGAGTAAGGTTGCTGAGATTGGAATCAATAACAGGAGAAGTTCTGGACCTCGCCTTTCTGGTGAGAACAAGGACAGGCTGGACAAGGCTGATATACGATCAGCGAAATCGGGAATGCCACCAAATCTTGATTTGATCAAGCAGCTAGATAGTAAAGCAGTCAAACAAGGAAAAAAAGCTGACACGTTTTCCTTGGGTCGTTCCTCTCAAGCTCCTTTGTTACAGCTGAAAGATGTAGTTTTGGCAACCGGTGGTGATCTGCGTTGGGCAGTTCCAAAGCCAGTTATGACCCAATCGGGTGTTAGTTCCAGATCTGTATCACCTTTCTCTAGGAAGCCAAGTCCACCACGCTCAGCAACACCAGTACCTACCACTGCAGGACTTTCATTCTCCAAAAGCATTGCCGACAGTTTGAAGAAGACCAATGACCTTTTAAATCAGGAAGTTCATAAATTACGGGCTCAG GTTGAGAACCTGAGACATCGCTGTGAGCAGCAGGAGTTGGAGCTGCAGAAATCAACAAAAAAAGCCCAGGAAGCAATGGTTTTGGTGGCCGAGGAATCTGCTAAAAGCAAAGCTGCAAAAGAAGCTATGAAGTCGCTGATGGCACAG CTCAAAGACATGGCTGAAAGGCTGCCACCTGGGGCTTATGATGTAGAGAGCCTCAAACTAGCTAACCTACCGAATGGTTGGGACACGAATGTCATTCACTATCCTGATGCTAATGGGGAACGTCATTCGAGATCTGATTCTATCGCTAGCTCCTACATGGCCTCTCAAACCAGCATGGACTTTAGTACATACGGAATGCAAAGCCCTGGCAGACACCAAAGGGATTCTAGTAGCATTGAAGCTATTACAAGCAATCAAATCCTGACCTCCAATGGTACAGATGATCGAGCTGAAGTTAGACTACCTAATGGTAGTGGGGCGCAGGTGAGCATCAATAGTGCGTCTGAAGCCGTCGATAATGAAGATGCTGCATCTTTACAAGACAATAGAAACGGATTGAAATCAAGAAATTCGCTGCCTCCTGGTAACCCTAACCAAGTCGAGGCTGAATGGATTGAACAATATGAGCCTGGAGTGTATATAACACTAATGGCTCTTCGAGATGGCACTAGAGATCTCAAACGAGTGCGCTTCAG CCGCAGAAGATTTGGGGAGCACCAAGCGGAGACTTGGTGGTCGGAAAACCGTGAAAAAGTTTACGAGAGATATAATGTCCGTGGTTCAGACAAGTCGTCGGTTACAGGCCAGGCTGCTCGGAGGTCTGAAGGAGCTCTCTCTCCATCTTCCCAAATTTAG